A genomic segment from Pyrodictium occultum encodes:
- a CDS encoding DUF1028 domain-containing protein, whose translation MTYSVLAYDPLLGQAGVAVVSGSIAVGSRVPWGRHGVGVVATQAYTNPALAPMVLELLTKASSAEEALRAALARDPSPAHRQVAVIDYRGDVAVHDGEWAPSWHGYIVHPREPLVCIANLVKGPEVCRAAINAFLSAKGGLADKLLAAIEAGHRAGGDRRGDRSAALLVVGQTEYTPYYDRVVDLRVDYSDSPVRELRRIYALYTEGY comes from the coding sequence TTGACCTATAGCGTTCTGGCCTACGATCCCCTGCTGGGCCAGGCAGGGGTCGCAGTAGTCTCGGGAAGCATAGCGGTGGGCTCCAGGGTGCCCTGGGGGAGGCATGGGGTAGGCGTGGTGGCTACCCAGGCCTACACGAACCCGGCGCTTGCCCCCATGGTGCTGGAGCTCCTCACCAAGGCCTCGAGCGCTGAGGAGGCGCTGCGCGCCGCTCTGGCCCGCGACCCTAGTCCCGCCCACCGCCAGGTCGCGGTGATAGACTACCGGGGCGACGTGGCCGTCCACGACGGGGAGTGGGCGCCTAGCTGGCACGGCTACATAGTTCACCCGAGAGAGCCTCTGGTCTGCATAGCGAACCTCGTGAAGGGGCCCGAGGTCTGCAGGGCGGCTATCAACGCCTTCCTCTCGGCCAAGGGAGGGCTTGCAGACAAGCTGCTCGCCGCCATAGAGGCGGGGCACCGGGCCGGCGGGGACCGGCGCGGGGACCGGTCGGCGGCTCTACTCGTGGTGGGGCAGACTGAGTACACGCCCTACTACGACCGGGTGGTGGACCTGAGGGTGGACTACTCTGACAGCCCGGTGAGGGAGCTGAGGCGCATCTATGCCCTCTACACTGAGGGCTACTAG
- a CDS encoding ABC transporter permease codes for MAARERPLLERLRPARARADPEIVILLYTPLLAIIFAFIAPLLTVVLEASRMDFRELATSYYINPSLDAFSNFISINRLPGTIRIDVNGFDMGVIGNTLVNSAIVTAAAAAIGASIAVLIGLYRFPGRRLLAVLAYVPLLIAPFVNAYVMERYFGKSFTFNTLSYMISMITRPLFGENVVIEFSGQAGVALAQTLMFYPIVYINALAALGTVDATLVEQAINLGARGWRLIRSIILPLIMPGVLAGSVLVFILSLEDVGAPIVFRFHKMMSYQIYQYFQSVGSEASRPLIAALSLLMLLFAAIPLAAIRRYLSLRYYARLARGAPRPFRGLRLGPRGLLLAYLVALPIVLTAAAPQIGVVVLAFSRKWIGPLPDLLPPGRLFDNFATLADMAGVVRSIYNSVTYMLEAIVFIALLGFMAGYATARARLPGAALLDLLSSLPLAVPGLVVAFSYYVFFATYFHGTFLDPVLFPGHVLVLAYIMRKLPFTVRSVFTAVIQTPKELEDAARSLGARRAMTIRRIVLPLVWRGLLAGLLLSAIYVLSEVSVSITLGGLKGSIVSREHAGPITFAILQLTTQATIVAGGTQPQAKAAALAVVLMALEAGVILAASRLTRRGQALVTI; via the coding sequence TTGGCGGCTAGAGAGCGGCCGCTGCTAGAGCGTCTAAGGCCGGCAAGGGCTAGGGCCGACCCGGAGATAGTTATACTGCTCTACACCCCTCTGCTCGCCATTATTTTTGCATTTATAGCGCCGCTCCTCACAGTGGTCCTCGAAGCGTCGAGGATGGATTTCCGGGAGCTCGCTACAAGCTACTATATAAACCCTAGCCTAGACGCGTTCAGCAACTTCATATCTATTAATAGGCTTCCCGGCACTATACGTATAGATGTTAATGGATTTGATATGGGTGTTATAGGTAATACTCTAGTCAACTCTGCCATAGTGACCGCTGCGGCGGCTGCTATAGGAGCCAGCATAGCGGTACTGATAGGGCTATACCGGTTTCCGGGAAGAAGGCTGCTGGCGGTACTCGCCTATGTGCCACTGCTGATAGCTCCCTTCGTAAACGCCTATGTTATGGAGCGCTACTTCGGGAAGAGCTTCACCTTTAACACGCTGTCATACATGATAAGTATGATTACAAGGCCCCTATTCGGCGAGAACGTTGTGATAGAGTTTAGCGGCCAGGCAGGGGTGGCGCTCGCACAGACACTCATGTTCTACCCGATAGTCTATATAAACGCGTTGGCCGCTCTCGGCACTGTAGATGCCACACTCGTCGAGCAGGCCATAAACCTTGGCGCCAGGGGCTGGAGGCTGATAAGAAGCATAATCCTGCCGCTCATAATGCCTGGCGTGCTAGCGGGGTCCGTCCTCGTGTTTATACTTAGCCTCGAGGATGTGGGAGCCCCTATAGTGTTTCGCTTCCACAAGATGATGTCATACCAGATATACCAGTACTTCCAGAGCGTTGGGAGCGAGGCCTCGCGCCCCCTCATAGCTGCCCTCAGCCTGCTCATGCTTCTATTCGCGGCGATCCCGCTGGCGGCGATACGTAGGTACCTCAGCCTACGGTACTATGCCAGGCTCGCCCGGGGAGCTCCCCGGCCCTTCAGGGGGCTCCGGCTGGGGCCTCGGGGCCTCCTACTAGCCTACCTTGTGGCGCTGCCCATAGTCCTTACTGCTGCAGCTCCCCAGATAGGTGTGGTTGTACTAGCCTTCAGCAGGAAGTGGATAGGCCCATTGCCAGATCTACTGCCGCCGGGCAGGCTTTTCGACAACTTTGCTACACTAGCTGACATGGCTGGCGTGGTTAGGAGCATCTACAACAGTGTCACCTACATGCTCGAGGCTATAGTGTTCATAGCGCTGCTCGGGTTCATGGCAGGCTACGCTACCGCGCGTGCACGGCTACCCGGCGCCGCGCTGCTGGATCTGCTCTCATCGCTGCCTCTAGCCGTGCCCGGCCTCGTTGTAGCCTTCAGCTACTACGTGTTCTTTGCCACTTACTTCCATGGCACGTTTCTAGACCCGGTGCTCTTCCCGGGCCACGTGCTGGTACTGGCTTATATCATGAGGAAGCTGCCCTTCACAGTGAGGTCTGTCTTCACAGCTGTGATACAGACACCGAAGGAGCTGGAGGATGCTGCACGGAGCCTCGGGGCCAGACGGGCCATGACTATAAGGAGGATAGTGCTGCCCCTTGTATGGAGGGGCTTATTGGCTGGGCTCCTGCTGAGCGCCATATACGTGCTTAGCGAGGTTAGTGTGAGCATCACGCTCGGCGGGCTTAAGGGGAGCATAGTGTCGCGCGAGCATGCAGGGCCGATAACCTTTGCGATACTCCAGCTAACTACGCAGGCTACAATAGTAGCTGGGGGGACGCAGCCGCAGGCGAAGGCCGCCGCACTAGCGGTGGTATTGATGGCCCTGGAGGCTGGCGTCATACTCGCCGCCAGCAGGCTCACCAGGCGTGGCCAAGCCCTCGTGACTATCTAG
- a CDS encoding DUF357 domain-containing protein: MSALPPGERVEAYIANVELALEKLGSRGLAGRTARLLELARMYVSDARYYLQRGDVFTALADVAYAEGLVDALRWLGLVELDWEPASRLLARPKVLVAGTFDLIHPGHIELLRQAWLRGRVYVVVARDSSVSRFKNREPIVPEEQRLEVVSAIRYVDKAILGSERDVLDPIRELRPDIILLGPDQWASEDWLRKRLAEEGLNPRIERLSEKKECSLCSATSIACRAAQIVERYGMCGSQGSQG, from the coding sequence ATGTCAGCTCTGCCTCCTGGGGAGCGCGTGGAGGCCTATATAGCGAACGTGGAGCTCGCCCTGGAGAAGCTTGGCTCCAGGGGCCTCGCGGGCAGGACTGCTAGGCTGCTTGAGCTTGCAAGGATGTATGTCAGTGATGCCCGCTACTACCTCCAGCGTGGCGACGTGTTCACAGCCCTCGCGGATGTGGCCTATGCTGAGGGGCTGGTCGACGCGCTCCGCTGGCTCGGCCTCGTGGAGCTGGACTGGGAGCCGGCGAGCAGGCTGCTAGCCCGCCCCAAGGTGCTCGTGGCCGGCACGTTTGACCTCATCCATCCAGGGCACATAGAGCTGCTGCGACAGGCCTGGCTGAGGGGCCGCGTCTACGTGGTTGTCGCGCGGGACAGCTCGGTGAGCAGGTTCAAGAACCGGGAGCCTATAGTGCCGGAGGAGCAGAGGCTGGAGGTCGTCTCCGCCATACGCTACGTTGATAAAGCCATCCTCGGCAGCGAGAGGGACGTGCTGGACCCGATACGCGAGCTGAGGCCTGACATAATCCTCCTGGGCCCCGACCAGTGGGCCAGCGAGGACTGGTTAAGGAAGCGCCTGGCCGAGGAGGGGCTGAACCCCAGGATAGAGAGGCTCAGCGAGAAGAAGGAGTGCAGCCTCTGCAGCGCCACCAGCATAGCCTGCAGAGCCGCCCAGATCGTAGAGAGGTACGGCATGTGTGGGAGCCAGGGCTCTCAAGGCTAG
- a CDS encoding DUF5622 domain-containing protein: MAYRMGGKHGKYAYVLRSDGWYVKVRVLKSRKEDDASKYIVVGPKRRDVPPSFPVIREDEVPEEVRRQVYEA, from the coding sequence GTGGCCTACAGGATGGGAGGGAAGCACGGCAAGTACGCCTACGTGCTCCGGAGCGACGGCTGGTATGTGAAGGTTCGCGTGCTTAAGAGCAGGAAGGAGGACGATGCCTCGAAGTATATAGTTGTTGGCCCCAAGAGGAGGGATGTACCGCCCTCCTTCCCCGTGATAAGGGAGGACGAGGTACCAGAGGAGGTGCGGCGCCAGGTATACGAGGCCTAG
- a CDS encoding cysteine hydrolase family protein, whose product MTTLGRVKVEVPEIPVTDSVDLPADRTAVIIVDMQNDFVKPGGKLYVPTAQATVPAIRRLLERARSHGVMTVFTKDTHYTGDPEFKIWGEHVLRGTWGWEIIDELKPVDGEIVVEKTRYDAFYGTPLDDLLRVYGIEHVVVVGTVANICVLHTAASAALRWYKVYVPMDGISALNDFDYHAALRQISFLYRGTILKSVDGIRFTGEGPWKRGKAVEAGAVTA is encoded by the coding sequence ATGACAACGCTTGGTAGAGTAAAGGTCGAGGTGCCGGAGATACCGGTGACGGACTCCGTAGACTTGCCGGCGGACAGGACAGCAGTGATAATAGTAGACATGCAGAACGACTTCGTTAAGCCTGGCGGCAAGCTCTACGTGCCTACAGCGCAGGCCACGGTGCCAGCGATACGCAGGCTGCTGGAGAGAGCGCGCAGCCACGGAGTAATGACGGTGTTCACAAAGGACACTCACTACACCGGCGACCCGGAGTTCAAGATATGGGGCGAGCATGTGCTCCGGGGAACCTGGGGCTGGGAAATAATCGACGAGCTCAAGCCTGTCGACGGTGAGATAGTTGTTGAGAAGACGCGCTACGACGCGTTCTACGGTACGCCTCTCGACGACCTCCTAAGGGTTTACGGCATAGAGCATGTAGTGGTTGTAGGAACTGTCGCCAACATATGCGTCCTCCACACGGCGGCGAGCGCGGCCCTACGCTGGTACAAGGTCTACGTGCCTATGGACGGAATCAGCGCGCTTAACGACTTCGACTACCATGCGGCGCTGCGCCAGATATCGTTCCTCTACCGGGGTACCATATTGAAGAGCGTGGACGGGATAAGATTCACAGGCGAGGGGCCCTGGAAGCGCGGAAAGGCCGTGGAGGCCGGCGCGGTGACAGCCTAA
- a CDS encoding ABC transporter substrate-binding protein: MDARTLSIIAAVIIVAAIVATTIIAWHHKPSGAVTTTATSGTASATGKPSPTAQTTQTQATAVGTSTTTITTTTTTATGAATGTPTSTSGGAATTTAAGTATATQPPAGKCSKSIELVVLTRHPADIQEKAREMFLKSDIAKRYCIKDIRFIAVPAGFWPTYIEKQSIDVAWGGGPTLFDNLYLKGLLRPLQSKLALDAASQVPDRFAGVSMKRIGKDGKIYWVAAAIASFGFTVNRDVAKQLGFNVSRLKSWRDLASDDLGLILVKYGVPALAIANPLQSTSNTRIYEIILQAYGWKEGWRVLTLMAANARIEEGSAIVRDDVINGEVMVGITIDFYGYTAERLNPACKYVLPRGETIVNGDPIAVVKSTKNPEAAEAFVAWALTEGQKIWLDPNINRLPANPKVFETPEGQKRPDLERAFYEAMRSKVIRFNDTLALETEYAMQLYFVATLIDQHTLLQKAWTRLLKAYYIDHSIDEATFNALREKLTDLVNYKDPVTGKEVVFTLQDAIRVNKILQKNINLKEAYMNAWREAAKQKYEEVLKALGG; encoded by the coding sequence TTGGACGCCCGCACCCTTAGCATAATAGCAGCTGTTATCATAGTTGCCGCTATTGTGGCTACCACCATCATAGCCTGGCACCACAAGCCTTCTGGAGCGGTTACAACAACTGCTACCTCAGGTACAGCAAGCGCTACGGGCAAGCCATCTCCCACAGCTCAGACCACCCAGACACAGGCTACGGCGGTCGGCACCAGTACCACAACTATCACCACAACCACGACAACAGCCACCGGGGCTGCAACGGGGACCCCAACGTCCACCAGCGGCGGAGCTGCCACTACGACAGCAGCCGGTACCGCTACGGCTACGCAGCCCCCGGCAGGCAAGTGCAGCAAGAGCATCGAGCTCGTAGTGTTGACGAGGCACCCCGCTGACATCCAGGAGAAGGCTAGGGAAATGTTCCTAAAGTCCGACATAGCGAAAAGATACTGCATAAAAGATATTAGGTTCATAGCCGTGCCCGCGGGCTTCTGGCCCACGTACATCGAGAAGCAGAGCATCGACGTTGCATGGGGCGGTGGCCCCACACTGTTCGACAACCTATACCTTAAGGGTCTCCTCCGGCCGCTCCAGAGCAAGCTGGCGCTCGACGCTGCCAGCCAAGTGCCCGACCGCTTCGCCGGGGTATCTATGAAAAGGATCGGAAAGGATGGAAAGATATACTGGGTTGCCGCAGCAATAGCTAGCTTCGGCTTCACAGTTAACAGGGATGTGGCTAAGCAGCTAGGCTTCAATGTAAGCAGGCTCAAGTCCTGGAGAGACCTGGCCAGCGACGACCTGGGCCTGATACTGGTGAAGTATGGTGTTCCAGCCCTCGCGATAGCTAACCCACTGCAAAGCACCAGCAATACTAGGATATACGAGATTATCCTCCAGGCTTACGGCTGGAAGGAGGGCTGGCGGGTTCTAACACTCATGGCTGCCAACGCCAGGATAGAGGAGGGCAGCGCTATAGTACGCGATGACGTGATAAACGGCGAGGTTATGGTGGGCATAACTATAGACTTCTACGGCTACACCGCCGAGAGGCTTAACCCCGCGTGCAAGTACGTGCTGCCACGGGGCGAGACCATAGTCAACGGCGACCCCATAGCAGTGGTTAAGTCCACGAAGAACCCCGAGGCCGCCGAAGCGTTCGTGGCATGGGCGCTGACAGAGGGGCAGAAGATATGGCTTGACCCCAACATCAACAGGCTGCCGGCCAACCCCAAGGTGTTCGAGACCCCGGAGGGCCAGAAGCGCCCCGACCTCGAGAGGGCGTTCTACGAGGCCATGAGATCCAAGGTTATAAGGTTCAATGACACCCTGGCGCTCGAGACTGAGTATGCTATGCAGCTGTACTTCGTGGCCACGCTGATAGACCAGCACACGCTGCTCCAGAAGGCGTGGACAAGACTGCTTAAGGCATACTATATCGACCATAGTATAGACGAGGCCACTTTCAATGCGCTCAGGGAGAAGCTGACAGACCTGGTTAATTACAAGGACCCCGTCACGGGCAAGGAGGTCGTGTTTACGCTGCAAGACGCTATAAGGGTTAATAAGATCCTGCAGAAGAACATAAACCTGAAGGAAGCCTATATGAATGCATGGCGTGAGGCTGCGAAGCAGAAGTATGAGGAGGTACTAAAAGCCCTTGGCGGCTAG
- a CDS encoding helicase C-terminal domain-containing protein produces the protein MGEDGGFPYEKPRRGQLEAARSIAEAVSRGEVFILHAPTGFGKTSAIIYGLLQAGVERVLYVVRTRNEIQPVLKELKRFGVKGYSFLYSARRMCPALAGEGLSHEDFWETCRLLRLRGECSYYARLEEISATDVEEAIGHAGPMPRRVAELLAGQGYCPFFALKLLASEARFVVATYPYLFRPDIFQGTFDPLDYRDFVVVVDEAHSLLNIPGLLEARVSVDDLRSAQREVEEYGLPEEMGKALQELASLVSRSRPGEGKLRRLDRERLLRLLGDPEAWWDAAHEVRMAKIRERLEEGQPVRLSVALTRVARFAEMLAAEGMGAYSYTSGGRVGATVLPLEPCLVTRRPLNESRAAVLASGTLPASTLLRDLLCIEKPLRVYDVELLHGPVFPPRNQVTLVAAELTSRYTSRSREMYSLYARYILEAYRATTRVVMVVYPSYEFMQQVLDQLQQLARLEQVSMVAEARSTSIEEVLEKTGRGEKHLLVNAVAGGKLTEGIELVDENGRSMIGVVFVAGVPYPQPDDYFRDQFTVLEKRLGRAAARRLLFDFTAAVRARQAVGRARRSAQDSALVVLGDYRFLRRGLREHLRLRIDKVVYSLGEFSEAVRSAAEALGL, from the coding sequence ATGGGTGAGGACGGGGGCTTCCCCTACGAGAAGCCGAGGAGGGGCCAGCTGGAGGCGGCCAGGAGCATAGCAGAGGCGGTGTCTCGAGGAGAGGTCTTCATACTCCATGCGCCGACAGGCTTCGGGAAGACATCGGCCATCATCTACGGGCTCCTCCAGGCCGGCGTGGAGAGAGTACTGTACGTTGTGAGGACGAGGAACGAGATACAGCCAGTGCTCAAGGAGCTTAAACGGTTCGGGGTGAAGGGGTACAGCTTCCTCTACAGCGCCAGGAGAATGTGCCCTGCCCTGGCCGGCGAGGGCCTTAGCCACGAGGACTTCTGGGAGACATGCCGGCTCCTACGCCTAAGAGGCGAGTGCAGCTACTACGCCCGGCTCGAGGAGATCAGCGCCACAGACGTGGAGGAGGCCATAGGGCACGCGGGGCCGATGCCCAGGCGGGTGGCGGAACTCCTAGCCGGCCAGGGCTACTGCCCCTTCTTTGCCCTCAAGCTGCTCGCCTCGGAGGCCAGGTTCGTGGTGGCCACGTACCCCTACCTTTTCCGCCCCGACATATTCCAGGGCACATTCGACCCGCTAGACTATAGGGACTTTGTGGTAGTGGTGGATGAGGCACACTCGCTTCTCAACATACCCGGGCTGCTCGAGGCCCGGGTCTCGGTGGACGATCTCCGGAGCGCTCAGAGGGAGGTGGAAGAGTACGGCCTCCCAGAGGAGATGGGCAAGGCCCTGCAGGAGCTAGCCTCGCTGGTCTCGAGGAGCAGGCCCGGAGAGGGGAAGCTACGCCGCCTGGACCGGGAGAGGCTCCTAAGGCTCCTGGGCGACCCCGAGGCCTGGTGGGACGCGGCCCACGAGGTGAGAATGGCCAAAATAAGGGAGAGGCTTGAGGAGGGCCAGCCTGTTAGGCTGAGCGTAGCCCTCACCAGGGTTGCAAGGTTCGCCGAGATGCTCGCGGCAGAGGGCATGGGGGCCTACAGCTACACGAGCGGCGGCCGCGTCGGAGCCACAGTGCTCCCCCTAGAGCCCTGCCTTGTCACACGCAGGCCTCTCAACGAGTCCAGGGCCGCCGTGCTGGCCAGCGGCACTCTCCCAGCCTCCACGCTGCTGAGGGACCTCCTCTGCATAGAGAAGCCTCTACGCGTCTACGATGTGGAGCTGCTGCACGGCCCCGTGTTCCCGCCCCGGAACCAGGTCACCCTGGTGGCGGCGGAGCTGACTTCCAGGTATACTAGCAGGAGCCGTGAGATGTACAGCCTCTACGCCCGCTACATACTAGAGGCCTACCGGGCCACCACCAGGGTGGTAATGGTGGTGTACCCCAGCTACGAGTTCATGCAGCAGGTCCTCGACCAGCTCCAGCAGCTTGCACGTCTAGAGCAGGTGAGCATGGTGGCTGAGGCCAGGTCCACCAGCATAGAGGAGGTGCTGGAGAAGACTGGGAGAGGGGAGAAGCACCTGCTCGTGAACGCGGTGGCCGGAGGAAAGCTTACAGAGGGAATAGAGCTTGTAGACGAGAACGGGCGCAGCATGATAGGAGTAGTGTTCGTCGCCGGCGTCCCCTACCCGCAGCCCGACGACTACTTCCGCGACCAGTTCACGGTGCTCGAGAAGAGGCTGGGGCGGGCTGCGGCGCGCCGCCTCCTCTTCGACTTTACTGCCGCGGTGAGGGCCAGGCAGGCAGTGGGCCGTGCCAGGCGGAGTGCCCAGGACAGTGCGCTAGTAGTTCTAGGCGACTACCGGTTCCTGCGGAGAGGGCTGCGTGAACACCTCCGGCTGAGGATAGACAAGGTAGTCTATAGCCTGGGGGAGTTCAGCGAGGCTGTAAGGAGCGCAGCGGAGGCCCTGGGGCTCTAG
- a CDS encoding ABC transporter ATP-binding protein, producing the protein MSFIEVRGVVKRFGRTVALRGVNLSIGKEELFSILGPSGCGKTTLLRVIAGFEVPDEGRVFLEGDDVTELAPDKRGTVMVFQNWALWPHMTVYDNIAFGLRLRRLPREEIDRRVRWVLELLGLEGMENRYPGQLSGGQQQRVALARALVVQPRVLLLDEPLSNLDAKLRLRLRGELRKIQRQLGITMVYVTHDQEEAMSLSDRMAIMRDGLIEQVGRPEELYRSPKTLFTAVFLGRTTLVLGKVEDVEGETVVVRVGSTLLRAMNHGLSRGDEAAVVVKAEGARLHPPEEGGYEAVKGRVTVSMYMGSFIEIRLLIPGTRYELLLDLPSDVEQPRVGSEVKVYVPLPNLHAYPVEERIVKEAMEQV; encoded by the coding sequence TTGTCCTTCATAGAGGTTCGGGGCGTGGTTAAGAGGTTCGGTAGGACTGTAGCGCTGAGGGGAGTCAACCTTAGCATAGGGAAGGAGGAGCTCTTCTCGATACTCGGGCCGAGCGGCTGCGGGAAGACCACCCTGCTGAGAGTTATAGCGGGGTTTGAGGTGCCCGACGAGGGGAGGGTTTTCCTCGAGGGCGATGACGTGACCGAGCTTGCGCCGGACAAACGCGGGACTGTTATGGTGTTCCAGAACTGGGCCCTCTGGCCCCACATGACTGTATACGACAACATTGCCTTTGGGCTCCGGCTGCGCAGGCTCCCCCGCGAGGAGATAGACCGGAGAGTGCGATGGGTTCTAGAGCTGCTCGGCCTTGAAGGCATGGAGAACCGGTACCCGGGGCAGCTGAGCGGGGGCCAGCAGCAGCGGGTCGCGCTCGCCAGGGCGCTGGTGGTGCAGCCGAGAGTGCTTCTCCTCGACGAGCCGCTGAGCAATCTTGACGCCAAGCTCCGGCTCAGGCTACGCGGCGAGCTGAGGAAGATTCAGAGGCAGCTAGGCATAACGATGGTGTATGTTACTCACGACCAGGAGGAGGCTATGTCCCTCTCGGATAGGATGGCTATAATGAGGGACGGGCTCATAGAGCAGGTTGGGAGGCCGGAGGAGCTCTACAGAAGCCCTAAGACGCTCTTCACAGCGGTGTTCCTGGGCCGCACCACCCTCGTGCTAGGCAAGGTGGAGGACGTGGAGGGGGAGACAGTGGTAGTACGGGTGGGCAGCACCCTGCTCCGAGCAATGAACCATGGACTCTCCCGCGGCGATGAGGCGGCAGTCGTGGTCAAAGCGGAGGGGGCCAGGCTCCATCCCCCAGAGGAGGGCGGGTACGAGGCCGTGAAGGGCCGCGTGACAGTGTCCATGTACATGGGCTCCTTCATAGAGATCAGGCTCCTAATCCCGGGCACTCGGTATGAGCTGCTCCTCGACCTCCCCAGCGACGTGGAGCAGCCCAGGGTGGGGAGCGAGGTGAAGGTGTACGTGCCGCTCCCCAATCTGCACGCTTACCCCGTCGAGGAGAGGATAGTCAAGGAGGCAATGGAGCAGGTCTGA
- a CDS encoding YkgJ family cysteine cluster protein produces MDAPGIDELEEYTRRLIPVKPGGAFRFRCTRCGRCCSGGPNVSLTVFDAVRMARFLRISWRGFLRGYVKVIIADIMPHMLLRGDERGRCLFLAERHDGVKLCVIYPARPMRCRLYPLLVEGLRPSLYLDPRSPGVGSGPERRPPSRLIEQYVWERREHYRRLHRLVVEEGMEPLEALYRALDEAWEEAERGARWADLDYLASLGSV; encoded by the coding sequence ATGGATGCGCCGGGTATCGATGAGCTGGAGGAGTATACGAGGCGCCTCATACCAGTGAAGCCTGGGGGCGCTTTCCGCTTCCGCTGCACCAGGTGCGGGCGGTGCTGCAGCGGCGGGCCTAATGTATCCCTTACCGTGTTCGACGCGGTGCGTATGGCCAGGTTCCTGAGGATCAGCTGGCGTGGGTTCCTCCGGGGCTACGTGAAGGTTATAATAGCTGATATAATGCCCCACATGCTCCTCCGCGGTGACGAGAGGGGTAGGTGCCTCTTCCTGGCCGAGCGCCACGACGGGGTGAAGCTCTGCGTCATATACCCGGCCAGGCCGATGAGATGCCGTCTCTACCCCCTGCTAGTGGAGGGTCTGCGGCCGAGCCTCTACCTTGACCCCCGCTCGCCCGGGGTCGGGAGCGGCCCGGAGAGGAGGCCGCCCTCTAGGCTCATAGAGCAGTATGTCTGGGAGAGGCGTGAGCACTACCGCCGCCTCCACCGCCTGGTGGTGGAGGAGGGGATGGAGCCCCTTGAGGCGCTCTACCGTGCCCTTGACGAGGCCTGGGAAGAGGCTGAGAGAGGGGCCCGCTGGGCTGACCTGGACTACCTTGCAAGCCTGGGCTCAGTTTAG